A window of the Candidatus Saccharibacteria bacterium oral taxon 488 genome harbors these coding sequences:
- the obgE gene encoding GTPase ObgE has protein sequence MFVDTAKVLVRAGKGGNGAVSFRHEKYVDKGGPDGGDGGRGGDVIFLATKDLNTLLNFRYKPELKAENGGDGSKRNKRGKSGSPLVVKVPMGTLVKRDGKVVADLTADQQQAVVARGGDGGFGNAHFTSSTRQAPKMAELGEAGEEFEAELELKLLADVGLVGFPNAGKSTFLSVVSNARPEIANYEFTTLTPNLGVADVDDGSVLIADIPGLIEGASEGKGLGDQFLRHVERTAVLLHMIDAYSDDPAEKYQTIRRELEKYSEELAARPEIIALTKCEGLDDEIIAMQSTALQNVANGSPVVAISSQTHAGVTELLRLLRREVTEYRAREAEMVEEEGDDLPVIALDAQAASDAWTVERVVGAEPENVDDEDAVSFIIHGAKIEKFARRTNFDQFESVNRLRDIMRKMGITHELIRQGAVGETVVQIGESMPFTLVEQ, from the coding sequence ATGTTTGTAGATACAGCGAAAGTATTAGTGCGAGCTGGCAAGGGCGGCAATGGTGCAGTCAGTTTTCGGCATGAGAAATATGTTGATAAGGGTGGTCCTGATGGTGGCGATGGCGGCCGCGGCGGTGACGTCATTTTTTTGGCAACTAAAGACCTCAATACACTGCTGAATTTTCGCTACAAGCCAGAACTAAAAGCAGAAAATGGTGGTGACGGTAGTAAGCGCAATAAACGCGGCAAGAGCGGCTCGCCGCTGGTCGTCAAAGTGCCAATGGGTACGTTGGTCAAGCGTGACGGCAAGGTGGTGGCAGACTTGACGGCAGACCAGCAACAAGCGGTCGTTGCTCGGGGTGGTGATGGTGGTTTTGGTAACGCGCACTTTACATCAAGTACGCGCCAAGCACCAAAGATGGCTGAACTTGGCGAGGCGGGTGAAGAATTTGAGGCAGAGCTGGAACTAAAATTGCTGGCCGATGTTGGTTTGGTTGGTTTTCCGAATGCTGGTAAATCGACATTCTTAAGCGTGGTTTCTAATGCTCGTCCAGAGATTGCTAATTATGAGTTTACGACATTGACGCCAAATCTGGGCGTAGCTGATGTTGATGATGGTTCGGTGTTGATTGCCGATATTCCAGGACTGATTGAAGGCGCCTCGGAAGGTAAGGGCTTGGGTGACCAGTTCCTTCGCCATGTTGAGCGGACGGCCGTGTTGCTGCACATGATTGACGCGTATAGTGACGACCCAGCAGAAAAATACCAGACCATTCGCCGCGAGCTGGAAAAATATTCTGAAGAATTAGCGGCGCGTCCAGAGATCATCGCTTTGACGAAGTGTGAAGGGCTGGATGATGAGATTATTGCCATGCAGTCGACGGCACTGCAGAATGTGGCGAACGGTTCGCCGGTGGTGGCGATTTCCTCGCAAACGCATGCTGGCGTGACTGAGCTGCTGCGTTTGCTGCGCCGTGAAGTTACTGAATATCGGGCACGTGAGGCGGAGATGGTTGAGGAAGAGGGTGATGATCTACCGGTAATCGCCCTGGACGCGCAAGCAGCGTCTGACGCCTGGACGGTGGAGCGGGTTGTTGGTGCGGAGCCTGAAAATGTAGATGATGAAGATGCGGTCAGTTTCATTATTCACGGTGCTAAAATTGAAAAGTTTGCTCGCCGCACTAACTTTGATCAATTTGAATCAGTCAATCGCCTGCGCGATATCATGCGAAAAATGGGTATCACTCACGAGCTAATCCGTCAGGGTGCGGTGGGCGAGACCGTGGTGCAGATTGGCGAATCGATGCCGTTTACGCTGGTTGAGCAGTAG
- a CDS encoding CHAP domain-containing protein — protein MTHETNKVSVDQLAAANAVTDLAETVNLPTAGDLREATATLSIRKELAQGDTEVISKPQIIQPEKSAQRGIKTYVTKQGDTMNSIAKKFNVTAQTVRWANNTTSDAVEAGKTLTIPMVDGVVYTVKDGDTIEKLAEKYKANPERVALYNDLVNGAALTKDTRIVLPGGVLPENEQPGYVASRSGRRGYAGRTTGGAVSGISYGYARASVGNRYALGNCTWYVYERRAALGRPIGSFWGNATSWAASARAAGFVVNHTPAPGAIFQTTWGGGGLGHVGMVERVEGGTIYVSDMNYAGYNVVTHRTIPISEVGRYNFIH, from the coding sequence GTGACACATGAGACAAATAAGGTTTCAGTAGATCAACTGGCGGCTGCTAATGCGGTAACCGATCTGGCTGAGACGGTTAATCTGCCAACTGCTGGTGATTTACGTGAGGCGACGGCAACGCTGTCAATCAGAAAAGAGTTGGCTCAGGGTGATACAGAGGTTATTTCTAAGCCGCAGATTATCCAGCCTGAGAAATCAGCTCAACGTGGCATCAAGACTTACGTCACTAAGCAGGGTGATACGATGAATTCTATCGCCAAGAAGTTTAATGTAACGGCACAGACGGTGCGCTGGGCAAACAATACGACATCTGATGCAGTTGAAGCCGGTAAAACATTGACCATCCCGATGGTTGATGGTGTGGTTTATACAGTCAAAGACGGCGATACTATTGAAAAGTTGGCAGAAAAGTATAAAGCAAATCCTGAACGGGTGGCATTATATAACGACTTGGTAAATGGGGCGGCGCTAACCAAGGACACAAGGATTGTCTTGCCGGGTGGCGTACTGCCAGAAAATGAGCAGCCAGGTTACGTGGCGTCGCGCTCGGGCCGTCGGGGTTATGCAGGGCGGACAACGGGCGGCGCAGTCAGTGGTATCAGCTATGGTTACGCTCGAGCATCAGTTGGCAATCGATACGCTCTTGGCAACTGTACGTGGTATGTGTACGAGCGGCGAGCAGCACTTGGTCGACCAATCGGTAGTTTCTGGGGCAACGCAACGTCGTGGGCGGCAAGTGCTCGGGCAGCAGGTTTTGTCGTTAACCATACACCGGCACCAGGGGCAATCTTCCAGACGACATGGGGCGGTGGCGGTCTTGGCCACGTCGGTATGGTCGAGCGGGTTGAAGGTGGCACGATCTACGTTAGCGACATGAATTATGCTGGGTATAACGTCGTGACGCATCGAACAATCCCGATATCTGAAGTTGGTCGGTATAACTTTATCCACTAG
- a CDS encoding DUF11 domain-containing protein, giving the protein MRPSNRSYCSRLAIFCLGISCGCWLWQKLTFTTFWCILHRVMRIKEEAMRNLSSLFRSLSLRHYAVLAVVAVTAAVPTTLWALDSDHSANTNTQAPTNTKPTPVYSCNALSIDQFSATSFKFSVKYSAHGGATYKTTIYKVYDASGKEVYRTGNEFKGFAPGTYTVKAFIVVDVNGKEETVTSDACTKQATVPGETPAPQPKPEPKPQPKPEPKPDKPPKITLALAVKTTVNGAQHKTVAVNEAFTYQVTVTNTGTVTLRDTYATNAAPQGVTYLKASGGTIQNNTWQTLISELKPNESKTFAIDAVVKQYVAGTLTSTTCLKSEQASLEGHSNCSSATIEVTKPQVPAPQPKPAPTPQPKQPKPAPADPKQPNPAQPAPQPKPEPKTPDQSKQPSTNDNQQSPSASGGTQTTNPPAAPTTVGELPRTGNATDTLVGGLGLGALLTAGVAYLISRRHV; this is encoded by the coding sequence ATGAGGCCATCAAACAGGTCGTATTGTAGCAGATTGGCAATATTTTGTCTAGGAATTAGCTGCGGCTGCTGGCTGTGGCAAAAATTGACTTTTACAACATTTTGGTGTATTCTACATAGAGTTATGAGGATAAAGGAGGAAGCTATGCGAAACTTATCATCACTATTCCGCTCGCTATCGCTGCGTCACTACGCTGTTTTAGCGGTAGTCGCAGTCACAGCAGCGGTGCCAACTACATTATGGGCGCTAGATTCTGATCACTCCGCCAACACCAATACCCAGGCACCGACGAACACAAAACCTACGCCAGTTTACAGCTGTAATGCGCTCAGCATTGATCAGTTTTCAGCTACTAGTTTCAAGTTCTCAGTTAAATATTCCGCTCATGGCGGCGCAACCTATAAGACAACAATTTACAAAGTCTACGACGCCAGCGGCAAAGAAGTATACCGAACTGGTAACGAGTTCAAGGGCTTCGCGCCAGGCACGTACACGGTTAAAGCCTTTATCGTCGTTGACGTAAACGGCAAAGAAGAGACGGTGACCAGCGATGCCTGCACCAAACAGGCCACAGTCCCTGGCGAAACCCCGGCTCCACAACCAAAGCCTGAGCCAAAACCACAACCAAAACCTGAGCCAAAGCCAGATAAACCACCGAAAATCACTCTAGCGCTTGCCGTCAAGACTACCGTCAATGGTGCGCAACACAAGACAGTCGCCGTCAACGAGGCCTTCACTTACCAGGTAACTGTCACCAACACGGGGACGGTTACGCTGCGGGATACGTACGCCACCAATGCCGCACCACAAGGTGTAACCTATCTAAAGGCGTCTGGTGGCACAATTCAGAATAATACCTGGCAGACATTGATTAGTGAGCTCAAGCCAAATGAGTCAAAAACATTTGCTATTGACGCGGTCGTTAAACAATACGTCGCGGGCACATTGACCAGCACAACTTGTCTCAAAAGCGAGCAGGCTTCGCTTGAGGGTCATAGCAATTGCAGCAGCGCTACTATAGAGGTGACTAAGCCGCAGGTCCCGGCTCCCCAGCCAAAACCGGCGCCAACGCCACAGCCAAAGCAACCAAAGCCAGCGCCGGCTGACCCGAAGCAACCAAACCCAGCCCAACCAGCTCCCCAACCAAAACCTGAGCCAAAAACGCCAGACCAATCGAAACAGCCATCGACCAATGACAATCAGCAGTCGCCATCAGCCTCAGGTGGCACACAGACCACCAACCCACCTGCCGCACCGACGACCGTTGGCGAACTGCCACGGACCGGTAACGCCACTGACACGCTCGTTGGTGGACTGGGTCTTGGCGCCCTACTCACCGCCGGGGTTGCCTACCTCATCAGTCGACGTCACGTATAA
- a CDS encoding response regulator: MLSRCFIVTLPTSFVLVLQYTTACYNTIMVKIAIIEDDATISQMYRMKFEADGFDVRLASNGTIGVALVESFRPDVILLDIQMPEMNGAEALRHIRSHAWGKTIPVIVLTNLGEEEAPREMRSLGIQGYIVKANLTPRQVVAQVKSVITKP; the protein is encoded by the coding sequence ATGCTTTCACGCTGCTTTATTGTCACTTTGCCCACCTCTTTTGTGCTAGTTTTACAATACACCACTGCCTGCTATAATACAATTATGGTTAAAATTGCTATCATCGAAGATGACGCGACGATCAGTCAGATGTACCGAATGAAGTTCGAGGCGGACGGGTTTGACGTACGACTAGCGAGTAATGGCACAATTGGCGTGGCGCTCGTCGAATCGTTTCGTCCAGATGTTATTTTGCTTGATATCCAGATGCCAGAGATGAATGGAGCCGAGGCCTTGCGACATATTCGCTCACACGCGTGGGGCAAGACCATACCGGTTATCGTACTGACCAACCTCGGCGAAGAAGAAGCCCCGCGCGAGATGCGCTCACTCGGCATCCAAGGCTACATCGTCAAGGCCAACCTCACCCCGCGCCAAGTCGTCGCCCAGGTCAAATCAGTCATTACAAAGCCGTGA
- a CDS encoding bifunctional 5,10-methylenetetrahydrofolate dehydrogenase/5,10-methenyltetrahydrofolate cyclohydrolase → MLICYNQTMKSLNGAELASFIKQRQAKQVRMLRQAHRIQPRLAIVTDSDNPVIATYMRLKQRYGADILIEVEICRVATRQLPETITALNQRDDVQGIIVQLPLAEPERTDQIVRLVAPEKDVDGLNSERTLFDPATPMAINWLLAGYSVELAGKRLAIVGRGRLVGAPLERMWRASGLDVTVFSRGDDLSRLHEYDVIITATGVAGLIQPNMIRPGAVVVDAGTASEDGKIVGDVAPANRTRTDIHLTPEKGGVGPLTVSALFDNVITACLRRVNIR, encoded by the coding sequence ATGCTGATTTGCTACAATCAAACAATGAAATCTCTCAATGGTGCAGAACTCGCGTCGTTTATCAAGCAGCGTCAGGCCAAGCAAGTGCGCATGCTCCGTCAAGCGCACCGCATTCAGCCGCGCCTCGCCATCGTCACCGATTCGGACAATCCGGTCATCGCTACCTACATGCGCCTCAAGCAGCGCTACGGTGCGGATATTTTGATTGAGGTAGAAATTTGTCGGGTGGCGACTCGTCAGCTACCGGAGACAATCACGGCGCTGAATCAACGTGATGACGTCCAAGGAATTATCGTCCAACTGCCGCTCGCTGAACCAGAGCGGACTGATCAAATTGTGCGGCTGGTAGCACCGGAAAAAGACGTCGATGGCCTTAATTCTGAGCGAACGCTGTTTGACCCGGCGACACCGATGGCCATCAATTGGCTATTGGCGGGCTATAGTGTGGAGCTAGCTGGTAAAAGGTTGGCGATTGTCGGGCGTGGGCGGCTGGTTGGTGCGCCGCTCGAGCGGATGTGGCGAGCGTCGGGGCTGGACGTAACGGTATTTAGTAGGGGTGATGATTTATCGCGACTACACGAATATGACGTCATCATCACGGCAACCGGCGTGGCAGGACTGATTCAGCCAAATATGATCCGACCTGGTGCGGTGGTGGTTGACGCAGGAACCGCCTCGGAGGATGGTAAGATTGTTGGTGACGTGGCACCGGCGAATCGGACGCGCACCGACATTCACTTGACACCAGAAAAAGGCGGCGTCGGCCCACTGACGGTGAGCGCATTGTTTGATAATGTGATTACGGCGTGCCTGCGCCGGGTTAATATCCGGTAG
- the glgP gene encoding alpha-glucan family phosphorylase has protein sequence MDSYSYTNTSPYQPQDIEDASEFYDVIERSSLTHQLSESRPYVYWTMEIYDKANGIKGGGGLGVLAADTRRVAEKLEVPFVAVTPFYRSESHQKITDLAQTEYVEKVSPQEYGFHYIDEVSVSSAGFPDASLSVFRKTLGSTQFVTISEPNFGQLYEGEGSGDHRLYQEVALGFGGYKALKLLGIKPAVIQLNETATIFAALARLDELCANGMNLYEAIVYVRKHTLYTNHTLLQAAEPEFHRSQFEKLVLPNLKSNAVRCWLMEQFRGDHLRPNLLAIELTEAKNGVSKLHARVANFRDRNNDKVKFHAITNGIDLETWVLPEILQAYREHTILDKFGLPTEQYQAAIATLPANTIRSLKRVGRLELNRVLVKRKDQYNNPVHLPEDALVFDFKRRFANYKRPHLPFERPEMLKQILLDSNAHYILAGKVHQGDHDMYQQLLTILKLVDGDPVLRERVHYIQDYDETLGRALAIGSDVAINVPIIGLEACGTSWEKDIANLKLLISTSDGGVADIKPIACLEVSGVISEDETTSLYANMRRAAQIIASDELLMQYIHRQLIAYLPIISGARMLKDYLKFLFPARHTTK, from the coding sequence ATGGATTCATATTCATACACAAACACTTCACCATACCAGCCACAGGACATCGAAGACGCCTCCGAATTTTATGACGTGATTGAGCGTAGCAGCCTAACGCATCAACTGTCTGAGTCACGGCCGTACGTTTACTGGACAATGGAAATTTATGACAAGGCCAACGGCATCAAAGGCGGTGGCGGCTTGGGTGTATTGGCGGCAGACACGCGGCGGGTAGCCGAAAAGCTAGAAGTGCCATTTGTGGCGGTGACGCCATTTTACCGCAGCGAATCACACCAAAAAATTACCGACCTCGCACAAACTGAATACGTCGAGAAGGTCTCGCCCCAGGAGTATGGCTTTCATTATATTGATGAGGTTTCGGTTAGCTCCGCCGGCTTTCCCGATGCTAGCCTCAGCGTCTTTCGCAAGACACTCGGCTCAACGCAATTTGTTACCATCTCAGAGCCAAACTTTGGGCAATTGTACGAAGGCGAAGGCTCGGGTGATCACCGGCTGTACCAAGAAGTGGCGCTTGGGTTTGGCGGCTATAAAGCCTTGAAATTACTCGGCATCAAGCCAGCCGTCATCCAGCTCAACGAAACCGCAACAATTTTTGCGGCATTGGCCCGGCTGGACGAGCTATGCGCCAACGGCATGAATTTATATGAAGCAATCGTCTACGTGCGTAAACACACGCTCTACACCAACCACACCCTGCTCCAGGCGGCTGAACCAGAATTCCACCGCTCGCAATTTGAAAAATTGGTACTGCCAAACCTCAAAAGCAACGCTGTGCGCTGCTGGCTGATGGAGCAATTTCGGGGAGACCACTTGCGACCAAACTTGTTGGCGATTGAGCTGACCGAAGCCAAAAATGGCGTCAGTAAACTACACGCCCGCGTGGCAAATTTCCGCGACCGCAACAACGACAAGGTCAAGTTTCACGCCATCACCAACGGCATCGACCTGGAAACATGGGTACTGCCGGAGATCCTGCAGGCTTATCGTGAGCATACCATCCTTGATAAATTTGGCTTGCCAACAGAGCAGTATCAAGCGGCGATCGCCACGTTACCCGCCAACACCATTCGCTCACTCAAACGCGTAGGCCGGCTGGAGCTAAACCGAGTTCTTGTAAAGCGCAAGGACCAATACAACAACCCAGTTCACCTACCCGAGGACGCACTGGTGTTCGACTTCAAGCGACGATTCGCCAATTATAAGCGACCGCATCTACCATTTGAGCGCCCAGAAATGCTCAAACAGATTTTGCTCGATAGCAACGCTCACTACATTCTTGCCGGTAAAGTTCATCAGGGCGATCATGATATGTATCAGCAGCTTCTGACCATCCTCAAACTCGTCGATGGCGACCCTGTCCTACGTGAGCGCGTCCACTACATTCAAGATTACGACGAGACCCTGGGACGAGCGCTGGCGATTGGCTCAGATGTTGCTATCAACGTGCCGATCATTGGCCTCGAGGCCTGCGGCACATCATGGGAAAAAGACATTGCCAATCTCAAGCTACTTATCTCCACCAGTGACGGTGGTGTTGCCGATATCAAGCCAATCGCTTGTCTCGAAGTGAGCGGCGTGATCTCAGAGGACGAGACCACCTCGCTCTACGCTAATATGCGGCGGGCGGCACAAATTATCGCCAGCGATGAGCTACTGATGCAGTACATTCATCGCCAGCTCATAGCCTATCTACCGATCATATCGGGTGCACGGATGCTCAAAGATTATCTCAAGTTTCTGTTTCCCGCCCGCCATACGACCAAATAG
- a CDS encoding UDP-N-acetylglucosamine 1-carboxyvinyltransferase: MSMNDYLQKIGVIITENRNRKGLTQTQLAEAIGTSQSAINRIENGGQNISVEMLVRISDVLNCNIVTLNHSGKMNFRVHGGKKLSGDISVKTSKNAAVGLLCASLLNRGKTTLRHVARIEEVNRIIEVLNSIGVKTRWLRKNDLEIIPPARLRLEDMDIAAAKRTRTVIMFLGPLLHQYHDFRLPFAGGCNLGKRTVEPHLSGLKHFGMQVEAEGGYYHARVEPTTGDRIILLTERGDTVTENVIMAAALSPDTTIIRNASPNYMVQDVCFFLQKLGVTIEGIGTTTLKITGRSHINTAVDYYPSEDPIEAMSFIAAAVVTDSEITVRRAPIEFLEIELATLAEMGLQYELSEEYAANNGRTRLVDITLKHSKLVAPKDKIHALPFPGINMDNLPFLGLIATVAKGRTLVHDWSYENRAIYFTELSKLNAQIELVDPHRVYITGPTRWKPADVVAPPALRPSVVVLLAMLAAPGVSILRDVYSINRGYEELAQRLNSLGAEIEVITE, translated from the coding sequence ATGAGCATGAATGACTATCTCCAAAAAATCGGCGTTATTATCACCGAAAATCGTAATCGCAAGGGCCTCACACAGACACAACTAGCTGAGGCCATCGGTACATCACAAAGTGCCATCAATCGTATCGAGAACGGCGGTCAAAATATTAGTGTCGAGATGCTAGTGAGGATTAGCGATGTGCTCAATTGTAACATCGTTACGCTCAATCACTCGGGCAAGATGAACTTTCGGGTGCATGGCGGCAAAAAACTTTCTGGTGATATATCGGTCAAAACGAGCAAGAATGCGGCCGTGGGGCTGCTCTGTGCCAGCTTACTCAACAGGGGAAAAACGACACTGCGTCATGTGGCACGTATCGAGGAGGTTAACCGGATCATTGAGGTGCTCAACTCGATTGGCGTTAAAACCCGTTGGCTGCGAAAGAATGACCTGGAAATTATACCACCGGCGCGGCTGAGGCTGGAGGACATGGACATCGCTGCTGCCAAGCGCACGCGTACCGTGATCATGTTCCTTGGCCCGCTGCTTCATCAATATCATGATTTTCGGCTGCCATTTGCTGGTGGCTGTAACCTCGGTAAGCGCACGGTGGAGCCACACTTGTCGGGGCTGAAGCATTTTGGGATGCAGGTAGAGGCCGAGGGTGGGTACTATCATGCGCGCGTCGAGCCGACAACGGGCGATCGGATAATTTTATTGACTGAACGCGGCGACACGGTGACGGAAAACGTTATCATGGCGGCGGCTCTGTCGCCAGACACCACCATCATCCGCAACGCCAGCCCGAACTACATGGTGCAGGATGTGTGTTTCTTCTTGCAGAAATTAGGCGTGACCATTGAAGGAATTGGTACAACGACGCTAAAAATCACGGGCCGGTCGCACATCAATACAGCGGTTGACTATTACCCGTCTGAAGACCCGATCGAGGCGATGAGCTTTATCGCGGCGGCCGTGGTGACTGATTCGGAAATCACGGTGCGCCGGGCACCAATTGAGTTTCTGGAAATTGAGCTAGCGACACTGGCGGAAATGGGTTTGCAGTATGAGTTGAGTGAGGAATATGCAGCCAACAATGGTCGTACTCGCTTGGTGGATATCACGCTGAAACACTCCAAGTTGGTTGCGCCAAAAGACAAGATTCACGCGCTGCCGTTTCCGGGGATTAATATGGACAACTTGCCGTTCTTGGGGCTGATTGCGACCGTCGCTAAAGGTCGGACATTGGTGCACGATTGGAGTTATGAGAATCGAGCGATTTATTTCACCGAGCTGAGTAAATTGAATGCGCAGATTGAGCTGGTTGATCCGCATCGGGTGTATATCACTGGCCCGACCAGGTGGAAGCCCGCTGATGTTGTGGCGCCGCCAGCGCTGCGGCCGTCGGTTGTGGTACTGCTCGCTATGTTAGCGGCGCCGGGCGTGTCAATCTTGCGCGATGTGTATTCAATCAATCGCGGCTACGAGGAACTAGCGCAGCGGCTGAATTCACTGGGTGCAGAGATTGAAGTTATCACCGAGTAG
- a CDS encoding serine hydroxymethyltransferase: MQDTQVADLIAAEIKRQQLGIEMIPSENYVSTSVLKALGSVFTNKYSEGYPGRRYYGGQENTDQIEQLAIDRAKKLFGADHANVQPHSGAQANEAVYYAWCEPGDTILAMDLAHGGHLTHGAPVTRSAREYKFVRYGIKDVETGEIDYEEIRRLALKHRPKIILAGFSAYPRELDYAKFAEIGNEVGAMLMADMSHIAGLIVGGVAKNPFDYGFHVITTTTHKTLRGPRGGLILSRGIAGNPLKRPGKTLENLPTLIDRAVFPGTQGGPHMHTIAAKAVAFGEALHPEFTEYAQQIVKNAAVLADELKRGGLKLVTGGTSNHLVLADIYGSFGIDGKTAQERLEASGITANANAIPNDTLPPFRPSGLRLGTPAVTTRGMTEAEVKQIAKWIITAITAENSAEYTKIKQQTTSLAARFPLPYN, encoded by the coding sequence ATGCAAGATACGCAGGTCGCCGATTTAATTGCGGCAGAAATAAAACGGCAGCAGCTGGGGATCGAAATGATCCCAAGCGAAAATTACGTTTCAACTAGTGTACTCAAAGCGCTGGGCAGCGTCTTTACCAACAAATATTCTGAAGGTTACCCCGGACGACGCTATTACGGCGGACAAGAAAACACCGACCAAATTGAGCAGCTGGCGATTGACCGCGCTAAAAAGCTATTCGGCGCTGACCACGCCAATGTCCAGCCGCACTCTGGCGCTCAGGCTAATGAGGCGGTGTATTATGCGTGGTGCGAGCCTGGCGATACCATTCTGGCGATGGATTTGGCGCATGGCGGCCACCTGACGCATGGCGCGCCAGTCACCCGCTCAGCCCGCGAATATAAATTCGTCCGCTACGGCATCAAGGATGTCGAGACTGGCGAAATTGACTATGAAGAAATTCGCCGTTTGGCGCTGAAACATCGGCCAAAAATCATCTTGGCCGGCTTCTCGGCCTATCCGCGCGAGCTGGATTACGCCAAGTTTGCCGAGATTGGCAACGAAGTCGGCGCGATGTTGATGGCAGACATGAGTCACATCGCTGGGCTGATCGTCGGCGGCGTAGCCAAAAATCCGTTTGACTACGGCTTTCACGTTATCACTACTACCACGCACAAAACCTTGCGCGGCCCGCGCGGCGGCTTGATTTTGTCGAGAGGCATAGCCGGCAATCCTTTAAAACGACCAGGAAAAACCTTAGAAAACTTGCCAACGCTGATCGACCGGGCGGTCTTCCCTGGCACTCAAGGGGGCCCGCACATGCACACCATCGCCGCCAAGGCAGTGGCCTTTGGCGAGGCGCTGCACCCAGAGTTCACGGAATACGCCCAGCAAATCGTAAAGAATGCAGCCGTTCTGGCAGATGAACTAAAACGCGGCGGCTTGAAATTAGTAACAGGCGGCACCAGCAACCATCTGGTGTTAGCGGACATCTATGGCAGCTTCGGCATTGATGGTAAAACTGCTCAGGAGCGGCTAGAGGCCAGCGGTATCACCGCCAACGCCAACGCTATACCGAACGATACCCTGCCGCCATTCCGTCCAAGCGGCCTGCGCCTCGGCACGCCAGCGGTGACGACACGCGGCATGACGGAGGCGGAAGTCAAACAGATTGCCAAGTGGATTATCACAGCGATAACCGCAGAGAACTCGGCAGAATACACAAAAATTAAGCAACAAACTACTAGCCTTGCAGCGCGTTTTCCGCTACCATATAACTAA
- a CDS encoding type II secretion system protein translates to MISSNKTKGFTLVELLIVIVVIAILAAISIAAYNGVSNKARDGERLASARDIINAAAVYNSEKGHWPTIAELGSFNTIRLSDQIKNNLGTTTPSPTDKSKYLYELCGTGPNATGAKVTYWKEAVDGHEPHEKIVSSGSGC, encoded by the coding sequence ATGATTTCTTCAAACAAAACTAAAGGTTTCACATTGGTTGAGCTCTTGATCGTTATCGTGGTCATCGCTATCTTGGCTGCTATCTCGATAGCAGCATACAATGGTGTATCCAACAAAGCTCGAGACGGTGAAAGACTAGCCAGTGCACGCGACATTATCAACGCCGCCGCTGTGTACAACTCGGAAAAAGGCCACTGGCCGACGATAGCAGAGTTAGGGTCATTTAATACAATAAGGCTATCCGATCAAATCAAAAATAATCTCGGAACTACTACACCAAGTCCAACCGACAAAAGCAAGTATCTATATGAGTTGTGTGGAACTGGTCCAAACGCTACTGGAGCAAAAGTTACCTATTGGAAAGAAGCTGTCGATGGACATGAGCCTCATGAGAAGATAGTCAGCAGTGGTAGCGGTTGTTGA
- a CDS encoding type II secretion system protein: MISSNKTKGFTLVELLIVIVVIAILAAISIVAYNGVTQKARDDERQSNARNLVNAAASYNSEKDKWPTVSEIGSFNTIKVPSTVISATDGNDPTDGNKNHYAYQFCKDGGTTTVQDEATGVKVRYWKDIDAGTNHVQEVTSGKCS; encoded by the coding sequence ATGATTTCTTCAAACAAAACTAAAGGTTTCACATTGGTTGAGCTCTTGATCGTGATCGTGGTCATCGCTATCTTGGCTGCTATTTCGATTGTAGCGTACAATGGTGTGACACAAAAAGCACGTGACGATGAGCGTCAATCAAATGCGCGTAACCTTGTGAATGCAGCTGCATCGTATAACTCTGAGAAAGACAAGTGGCCGACTGTCTCTGAGATTGGTTCATTTAATACTATTAAAGTTCCAAGCACCGTAATCTCGGCAACTGACGGGAACGATCCAACGGATGGCAATAAAAACCACTATGCATATCAGTTCTGCAAGGATGGCGGCACTACTACTGTTCAGGATGAAGCAACAGGTGTCAAGGTGCGCTATTGGAAAGATATTGATGCGGGTACAAACCACGTCCAAGAAGTAACAAGCGGTAAGTGTTCATAG